The Blastopirellula marina genome contains the following window.
ATCGTCCACTCACAACGAAGCCAACGCCGGGCAAGATGGCAGCAATCAATATTTGTGGCGGATGAATCGCCGCCGGCTGGAAGCGGAAGAGATTCGCGATTCGATCCTCTCGGTCAGCGGCCAGTTGGACCTGACGATGGGCGGGCCTGGCTTTTACCTGTTCGAGCTGGAAAAGGCGGAGCATTCGCCCCACTACGAGTACCACAAGTTCGATCCGCGCGAGGCCGCTTCGCACCGCCGCAGCATTTATCGCTTCGTGGTCCGCTCGCAGCCGGATCCGTACATGACAACGCTCGACTGTGCCGATTCGTCGCAAAGCACCCCGCAGCGGGATGAAACGCTGACCGCACTCCAGGCGTTATCGATGCTGAACAATCCGTTCCAATTGGTCATGGCCGAGGCATTCGCCAAACGGATCGAAGCGGAAGGCGAGACGCTGGAAAAGCAGGTCGATCGTGCGATCTGGCTGACGCTCGGTCGATCTTCCACGGAATTAGAACGTCGCGAGTACGCCACCTTCGCCCAGCAGCATGGCCTGATCCAGTTGTGTCGTGTGTTGCTAAACCAGAGTGAATTCGTCTACCTCGATTAACCTCCCTCGGTCCCGCTCATGATTTCCACCCGTCGCGAATTCCTGCAACGCAATGCCTGGGGCTTCGGCTCGTTGGCGCTCACTTCGCTGCTGCTGCAAGATGACGCCGAGGCGAACCCTGGCCAGCAAGGCATCTTGCACGCTCCGCATCATCCGGCGAAAGCGAAGCGGGTTATTCAATTGTTCATGAGCGGCGCGGCGAGCCCGATTGATTTGTTCGATCACAAACCGTACCTCGAACAGCATCACGGCGAAGAGGCGGACTTCGGCGAACATGTCGAAACGTTTCAGAATGGGCTCGGTCCCTGGATGAAGTCGCCGTTCGCGTTTCAGCCGTACGGTCAGTGTGGCAAGATGCTGAGCGAAGTTGCCGCACCGCTGGGAAAGTGCGTCGACGACATGGCGTTCGTCCACAACATGGTTGGCAAAAGTGGCGTTCACTCGCAAGCAACCTACTTGCAAGCGACCGGCTTCGATACGCCAGGCTATCCGGGGATGGGCTCGTGGGTGACGTACGGGCTGGGGAACTTGAACGACAATTTGCCGGCGTTCGTCGTGCTGCCCGATCATCGCGGTTTTGCCAGCAACGGTCCCAAGAACTGGGCGAGTGCTTTCCTGCCGGCTAGTACCCAAGGGACCGCCATCTTCCCCCAACGGGAAAACCCGATTGAAGATTTGTACCCCGCGCCGACCTTCACCACATCGCACGATAGCGACGCCGCCGGATTGGATTTGCTGAACCGGATGAATCGCCGCTACCAAGACAACCGCCCCGGCGACTCGCGATTGGAGGCACGGATTCGTAGCTATGAGTTGGCCGCCAAGATGCAACTGAGTGCTCCCGAAGCGCTCGACATCTCGGGCGAACCAGACCACATCTTAAAGATGTATGGTGTCGATCGCTTAGGGGCCGAGTATCCTTCCGAAATCAACGCTCCGGAAGAGATCGAGTACTTCGGGCTGAAATGCTTGATCGCCCGACGCTTGATTGAACGAGGTGTTCGTTTCATTCAGGTTTGGTCTGGCAACGACAACGGTTTCCCTCGCCGCAATTGGGATAGTCATGAAGATATTGGTCGCGATCATGGCCCCCTGGCAACCGGCATGGCGGTCGGTTCGGCGGCGTTGATTCAAGACCTCAAACAGCGCGGCCTGTTGGACGATACGATCGTGCTGTGGACCACCGAGTTCGGCCGCATGCCGTCGACCCAAGGGAGCAAAGGCCGCGACCACAATCCGTACGTCTTCACCAACTGGATGTGTGGCGGCGGCATCAAGCCGGGCGTCACGTACGGGCCTTCCGACCAGTGGGGCTACAAGCCGTTGGATCGCGATAACCCAACCCAGGTTTACGACATCCATGCCACGATGCTGCATCTTCTGGGAATCGATCACGAAAAGTTAACCGTCCGCCACAACGGAATCGATCGCCGCCTGACCGATGTCCACGGACACGTGATTCACGACTTGATCGCCTGATAGCATCGGCGAACCTTCCCCCAAGACAAGGGTGCAAGTCGTTCTTTACGCGAAATCGTTCATTGGCAATTTGGGCGATCGTGCCCGTTTGGTATATACTCAAGGGGATATTGTCCCCTCCTTCCCTCCTGCGATTCACCCATGCGAATTCTCTCTCTGCTGTTGGTTACCTTCGCCCTCGCTCCGGCTCTCGGTGCGGAAGTCGATTTCGCGCACGAGATTGTGCCACTGTTGAAACAGAAATGTGGTAACTGCCACAGTGGTACGCAGAAAGAAGGAGCCTTCTCGCTGAACACGCGGGAAGAGTTGATCGCCGGTGGGGAATCGGGTGAGGCGATCGTTCCGCGTAAACCGTCGGAAGGGGAGCTGATCGCGAGGATTACCACCGACGACGAGTTCACGCGCATGCCGCCTGAGGGTGATGCGTTAACTGCCGAGCAAATCGGGCTGCTCAAACGCTGGATCGAGTCGGGTGCCCAGTGGGAGCCTGGTTTCACGTTTGGCGAGCCGCTGTATGAGCCCCCTTTGAAACCACGTCGCCCAGAGCTTCCCCCGGCCGTCGCTGGACGCACCAATCCGATCGATCGCATCCTCGATGCGCAGCTTGCCAGCGAGAAGCGTCCTCAGCCAGAACCACTGGGGGACAAAGCGTTCCTCCGTCGCGTCTACCTCGACCTGATCGGTCTGCTGCCAACCCCCGAAGAGCGAGCTGCTTTCCTCAGCGATGAGTCACCCAACAAACGGACGAAGCTGGTCGACGACTTGCTTGGCCGTGATATCAATTACGCCGAGCACTGGCTCACCTTTTGGAACGACCTGCTGCGAAACGACTATGCCGGTACGGGCTTTATCACTGGGGGCCGCACGCAGATCTCGAAGTGGCTATACGAAGCCCTCGTCACGAACATGCCATACGAC
Protein-coding sequences here:
- a CDS encoding DUF1501 domain-containing protein, with the protein product MSTRREFLQRNAWGFGSLALTSLLLQDDAEANPGQQGILHAPHHPAKAKRVIQLFMSGAASPIDLFDHKPYLEQHHGEEADFGEHVETFQNGLGPWMKSPFAFQPYGQCGKMLSEVAAPLGKCVDDMAFVHNMVGKSGVHSQATYLQATGFDTPGYPGMGSWVTYGLGNLNDNLPAFVVLPDHRGFASNGPKNWASAFLPASTQGTAIFPQRENPIEDLYPAPTFTTSHDSDAAGLDLLNRMNRRYQDNRPGDSRLEARIRSYELAAKMQLSAPEALDISGEPDHILKMYGVDRLGAEYPSEINAPEEIEYFGLKCLIARRLIERGVRFIQVWSGNDNGFPRRNWDSHEDIGRDHGPLATGMAVGSAALIQDLKQRGLLDDTIVLWTTEFGRMPSTQGSKGRDHNPYVFTNWMCGGGIKPGVTYGPSDQWGYKPLDRDNPTQVYDIHATMLHLLGIDHEKLTVRHNGIDRRLTDVHGHVIHDLIA